Within Elusimicrobiaceae bacterium, the genomic segment CCTGGCGGTGCTGTAAGTTACGCCTGTTTTAAAAACCACCCGCCGGCGGGACATGCGTTTATAGTTGCGCGGACGCGACTGGATAAGATCGCTGTTGGAAAAAATTATCTGTTCGCCGCCCAGGCTCCGGATCCGGATTGTTTTTATCCCGATATGCTCGACGGTGCCCATGTAATCGCCGGTTACAATGAAATCGTCGGTTTCGAACGGTTTGTCGAACAGTATCGCGAAATAGGCGAACAGATCGCCAAGCACGGCCTGCGCGGCCAGCGCTACGGCGACGCCGCCGATGCCCATCCCTGTTACCAGCGCCGACACCTTGACGCCCAGATTGTCCAGCAACAGCAGCAGGCCAATGGACCAGACTATGAAATTGACAATATTGAACAGCCCGCCTAATTCCTTGTTGCGTATTTTGCCGTCCGAGGTTTTGAGAAACCGCGCGTCAAAAACATGGCGCAGTATTCTGAGCGTTCCCGTGATAATGAAGAAGGCGAGCAGTATTTTGCCCAATGCCTGGATTGCCGTCAGAACGCCGGCGGGCAGCGTCAGGCAACCGGCCGCCAGCATAAGCACCAGATAGTACAGATAGGGATAGCCGTTATTTTCCAGCACGTCAAGAGCCAGATTGTCCAGCTCGGTTTTTGTGCTGTCCGCCCAGCGTTTCAGGTAAAAGAACAAAGTGTTTTTCAGCAGACGCAAAACCAATGCGCCCGCGGCAAGCAGGCCCAGAAAGACAAGCCAGCTTCTTATTGCGTTTCCGGCAATATGAATGTTGAGCATTTCAGCTCCTTTTGAGCAAACCCGCCAGGCATACGAGCGTGCCGGCCGTCAAATCCCGGTCCGGCCGGCTTTTCCCGAGCCTGTCATTCGGCCTGCGCCGGCGGCAGCAGTTTCAGCGTTTCCGCGCGTCTGTTCTTCATCCAGCAGGTTTCACTGGTGTTGCGGCAGAGCGGTTTTTCCTTTCCGTAGCTGATCGTGATTACGCGTTCCGGCACTATACCCATATAATAATAGTATTTTTTCACGACTTCGGCACGACGCTGCCCCAGCGCAATATTATACTCTATTGTGCCGCGCTGGTCGCAGTTGCCGGCGACCTGAACGGCTGTTTCTTTATGTTCTTTCAGCCATTTGGCGTTTCCGGCCAGAGTATCCATTGCGGCGGCGGTGAGCGCGTCGCTGTCAAATCCGAACTGCACGGTTTTGAGTTCTGGCGTGTCATGCGCGACGTAATTACGCAACGCGGAAACGTCCGGGCCGGAGATGGTCATGGAGGCGATCTTTATGTCTGCCGCGGGGACTGCGTCTGCCGCCGATTTTACGGCTTGCGGCGCAGACGCGGGTTTTGCCTTCTGACTCGCGCATGCGGCGCAGAACAGTGAAACCGCGGCTGATAACGCGGTGTTTAGTATGAGGTTTCTTGTCATTGTTCGCTCCTTGCGATTTTGTTTCCGTATTGGCGGAACGCCGTTCCGATGCCGCGCGCGGACACGCGCCGGGAGCGGGAACATCATTCGGATTGCCCCGCATCTCCCGCCGGCGCCGTGCCTGCGGCGTTGCCGCCTGTTATAGGATAGTACTTGCAGCAATCATCTTAAAAGACGATAATTATTATAAGCAACATCCATAAAAATTATGATACCTGTAAACTATCACCATCTCTACTATTTCTGGACAGTGGCGCGAGCCGGCAGCATAGCGGCCGCGACGCAGCGGCTCTATCTGTCGCAGCCCGCCCTGAGCGGCCAGCTCAGGCAGCTGGAGCGGGCCTGCAACGCCAGCCTGCTGGAGCGTAACCGCAAAGGCGTTTCACTCACCTTCGAGGGCCGTATTGTTTTCGAACGGTGCGAACGGATTTTTTCGGAAGGCGACGAACTGGCTTTCATAATCCGCAACGGGTTCAAAGCTCCGACTGTCCTGCGCGTGGGCGTTCAGCCCAGCCTTTCGCGGGAAGTGCTGCTGCGCGTTCTGGGGTTTGTGCGGCGGATTGACAAATCCTGCCGCACCGCGATCTTTAGCGGAGAAACGGACACGCTGGGGTTGAAGCTCAAGCGTCAGGAGCTGGATTTCATCATCACGAACGAGGATTGCTCCGCCCGGCTCGGGCAGGGCCACAGGAGCCGGCTCGTCGGGCAGTTGCCGGTCTGTTTTGTGGCCAATGGCATTGTGAAGCGTTTGATACGGCAGTTTCCCGCGGATTTGACTAAAACCGTGATGTTACTGCGTCCCACCGGCAACCCGGTGCGCAAGCAGGTGGATCATTATCTGAGCAGGCGCAGGATAAGCGTAAGGGTCGAGGCGGACAGCGACGATGTTGATCTGCTCAGGCGGCTCGCCATGCAGGGAAACGGAGTGGCGGCGCTCAGTGTCATGACCGTGGCCGCGGATATTAAAGCGGGCCGTCTGGCGAGCCTGCATTCCGTCGCGGTGGGGATTAAAGAGCCGATCTGGTTCGCCTGCCCGCATCACACCCGCTCAAATCCCGCGTTGAGGGTTATGACTGATATCCTTATGGATACGTTCAAAATCCCGAAAGCCGCAATAACTTTGTAATCCGGCGCATGGAAACGGTGTTTATTTCGGAGGCTCGGGATACCGGTCCGCCAGCGCGGCGTATAAACTGCGCGCGCCAAGGCTGCGCACAACCATATAAGCTATCAGCGAAGCCAGCATGATGGGCAATAACATGCTGTGATGGCCTGTCAGCTCGAAGATGATGACAAATGAAGTCATCGGCGCCAGTATCGCGCCGGACAGAAATGCGGACATTCCGACAAGCGCGCAGGAACTGATGGGATAATGGAGAACTCTGGCTATTTCCGCGCCGATGCTGGCGCCGATGGAAAGAGAAGGCGCGAAAATTCCGCCCGCCACGCCGGACCAGTAGGTAAGCACGGTCGCGGCGAATTTGGCCAGAGGGAATACCGCCGGGGTGTTGGAGGTGCTGTGGCTGAGATAGTTTTGCGCCGCGCCGTTGCCCGGCCCCAGCACGAATGGGCCGCCCAGCTGCGCGAGCGAAATTACCGCCAGCGCGCATAAAGCCGGGAAAAGATAACGCCAGCGGCTCTGTGCGAATTTGGCGTAAATATCCGCTCCGCTCAAAATGGCTTTTGAAAAGAAATTGCCCGCTACGCCGGCTATGATGCTGATGAAGATGATCGCGGACATCTGAATATTGGGCGGGTCGGGCAGTTTGCCGAAATAGATGTAATCGCCGGTCATCACTTTTGCCGAGAGCGCGGCCACAATGATCGCCATCAGCACATAGTCCTTGATGCTCTCGAAATAGCCGCTCGACAGTTCTTCCAGCGCAAATGTCACTCCGGCCAGCGGAGTATTGAAGGCGGCGGCCAGACCGGCGGCTCCGCCCGCCAGAGCCAGCGATCGCGGGTTCGGCGAGATCGGCAGAACTTTTGCCAGCAACGACATGCATAAAAACAGCGTGCACACCGCGATCTGCACCGTCGGGCCTTCCCGGCCTACCGACGCGCCTCCCCATACGCCTATCAAAATTGACAGGACTTTCACCGCCATTGTCTGCGGAGAGGTCAGCCCGGATATGAAAGACGCGGCGCCCGGCTGGTGCCCGTGCCGCACCACATAAATGGCCTGCGGAATGCCGGAGCCCGCCGCGCCGGGCGCAAACAGCGTGATCAGGGCCACGGCGAGAGAAAACAGCAGCGGCGCCGCTATCAGGCACCACAGACCGATATGGGCATAGTCAAGCCGGTGTGTGTCTACATAAGCGAACGCGCGCATGAACGCCACGCATACTATGCCGGTGACAAAGGCTGAGGCGACATAGGCGGCGAAGGTTATGCCGTAACGGTGTTTTACAAGCCGCAGAGAGTAAGCGTTTATAGTATTTATCACTGTGGGAATTATACAAATTTTGCAGGCGGGAACATGCGCGCTTGACGGTTCGGTTTGCCTGTCGCCCCTGCTGCGCGCTGAAAAACCGCGGAATCCGGCAAATCGGTAAACGCGGCACCGGGCCTGATTGCCGGGCTGAGCCGATCCCGCGCCGGCGGCTTCCGCTCCGGTTTCAATGCCGGCGAGAGTTTCCGTGAGCGGATGAAAAACGCCGCTGCCGGCAAAACCTGCGCGGCGGGAGGAGCGGGCAGTCCTTGCCGGCCGCAGTCGGAAATTTTTCTGTTTTATGAGGCCTGGGTGCGGGAATGCGGACACCGGCCATGCGGTTTTCAGCCGGTTGTGAAAATGCTAATTTGTGATATGCTCAAAAAATGGATTTTCATCACCGCCAACCTCGCCATTCTGTTCTGGCTGGGTTTTAAAGGTTATGAAATCCGCTCGGACAGCTACGAGTACATAAACCATTTTATATACCGGCCGCCGGGCTATCCTCTGCTGCTGGATCTGTTTCGGGCAGTATTCGGCGCCGGTTACCTGTTTTTTGTTTCGTTTTTCCAGATCGCGGCGGTGTTGCTGGTGTCAGCCGCGGTCTGCGCCGAGCTGAAAAGCCGGTTTGTGTTGTCCGATATCCAGTTCGCGGGGCTGTATGCGGTGCTAATACTGCCGCTTTTCAGGACTTCTGTCATTGAAGGCGGAATCGGGAACGCCATTCTTCCTGAAGCGCTGGCGTACTGCGTTTTCATGCTCGCGATGGCGGCGGGCAGCCGGAGCGCGGTTTCAGAAAAATCCCTGATCGGAGCGGCCGCATTGGCGGTGGCGGCTGTTTTGCTCCGTCCGCAGCTGGCGTTTCTTTATCCGGCGGTGGCGGCGGCCATGCTCCGTTATGCGCGCGCGGCCGCAACGCGGCTGAAGGCGGCGGCGCTGTTCGGCGCGTTCGCCTTGTTGTTTCTGACAGGTGCGGCGGCGGAACGGTTTTATCAGCTGGCTGAAAACGGCAGATTTACGAAAGTGTCCGTCGCGCCCCAGCATATCGCGGCGAAACTGCTTTACTTCGCGGACAAGACGGCGTTGCAGTTGCTGCCCGTGCAGGACAGGGCGGTTGCGCTTTCAATCCGGCAGACGCTTGGCCGGAAAAAACTCCTTGCCGCGGACTATCCGGCCGCCAACCCCGCCATAGCGCAGCGCGCCGCATTTAACGACATCTGCTGGGGCACCATGGCCGCGCTGTATCAGCGCGAAGCCTGTATGCCAGGCGACGAGGCCGCGCGGTGTTATCTGAAGCTAAACGCGTTTTCCCGGCGTGTGGTCGGGGTTTTGGGCCCGGAGTACGGAATTAAGGTCGTGTTTGCCGCCGGCTCAGGCGCGCTGCGCCGGGCCAACTGGCTCACGGCGCTTTTCTGCGTGTGTTTTGCGGCGGCGGTTTTTTGGATAAAAAATCCCGCGCTGATATGGTTTTCGGCGCTGTCCGCGCTGGTTTTGCTTGTTAATTGCGCCGCGGTTGAAATTTTTTCCGATGGAGCGAAACGGCTGTACCTTTATTCCGATGCGCTTGAAATGCTGATACCGGCGCTGACCGGCTGTCTTGCGGTCAATAAACTGTTTCCAGAGCGAATGAAAGGGGCGGCCGGTGTTTTGGCGGCCGCTTTTTTCATCGTGGCAGGCGGGCGGGGTTTTGCTCAGACCGGGCCGGCAAATAAAACATATGGCGCGGAGCCGCAGGTTTGCTCCGCAAGCGAAATCGCCGCGCGCCAGTGCCGGTCGGATCTTGTCATTGCCGAGGGGTTTGCAGCGAAGATTTACAAATGTCCGCCTTGTCCGCCCAACGCCTCGTGCAAGCCTTGCATGCGGGATAATGTCGTTATTTCGCAAAATGACATAACGCTGGAAAACCATACGCTCTCCGAACGGGAAACTGTTGTTTTCGTAAACAATCCCGACGGGTTAAGGCCTGGCGTCAGATATAAATTCACGCTGAAACCGGGGTCGGAGGAATCGGGCGCGGAGCTTGTCGCTTTCGAGCAGGCGCCGCAACCCGGGCCCGAACCTTGCGCGGACTGCGGCTCGGGCGGCTGGGAACGGATGAAGCTGAACTGCGGGAACGCAGTCGCCACGAAAGCCGCTTTGAAGAATTGCCTGATGAAATTCAGCTGGTCGTCGGTCGGCGCGGCCACCGCTACGGATGAAATAAAGTCCGGCTATCTTGAGCCTGGCGGGAGCGGCCTGTTGGAGAAACCCGCCCGGAATGCGATAAAAGTTTTCAGTTACCGGCAGTGGGCGGCCGACGAGGCGGGTAACCTGTACCTGCTGGGGCAGCTGGGCTGACCGTTTTGCCGTGGGTATGAAGCGAAGTCTTTTTGTTTCATACATGGCCTTTTGGCCCAGGCGGGCGATTTTATATCTTATTATACTATACTAATGCTTCGGGCGCGGGTTGACCGATACTAATGAGCGAGGAGATATATGGATTATAAAAAGATGCTGGCCGTATTTTTGGGAATCGGAGTTATGCCTGCCGGGTTTGCCCAGTCAGCGCAGAAAAATTCCGCGCGGGCGAATCTGCTGTCCGCTTATGGCGAAAAGAATGTTAAAATCGCCGTTCCGGCGGGAAAGAGCGAAGCCGCGGTCTCTTCCGCCAGAAAACTGACGATCGTTCCCGGCGCTTTGCCGGAAAAACAACCCCGGCGGCTCGACACCAAAGGCCGCGCCCAGTCGCGCGCGATCGAAGTCGTGAACCGGATGTATGTGGCCGCAAAACCGACGGAAAAGGTTCTTTCCGCACAGCTTGCCGTAGCGGCGGCCATATCTGGCAAATCCATAGAAGAACTTAATACCATGTATCTGTGCGCCAGGCCGGACAATAAAATGGCTTCGGTCCTGCTGGCCGCGGGAGCCGCGCTTTCCGGCAGGGAAATCGGCGAGCTGAACTCCTTGTATGTGGCGGCGAAACCTAACGATATGCTCTCCTCCGCGCTGATGGCGATGGGAGCCGCGATTTCCGGGTTGCCGATGGGAGAGGTTAACAGGCTGTATTCGTCCGCGAGGCCCGAGGCGATAGACCTGTCAGCCGCGATGGCAGCCGGCGCCGCCATAGCGGGCATTTCGATGGATGAGTTCAACGCGCTTTATCAGGATGTGAAACCCAAGGACCGGAAGTTTTCGGCTCAGCTGGCGATAGGCGCGGCGATAGCCCGCAAATCGGCGCGGGAAATAAACTACGCTTACGCAAAAGCCCGGCCCACGGAAATTTCCTATTCGGTGCAGCTGGCGGTAGGGTCGGTGATTTCCGGCATGCCGATCGAAAGGCTTAACACCATGTACGCTGACGCGGTGCCTACTGACAAGTCCTTTTCGGCGCAGCTGGCGGCGGGAGCCGCGATGTCCGGTTTCACTATCGCCGATTTAAACTCGATGTACAAACAGGCCAAACCGACCGACAAAGCCACTTCGGTGCAACTGGCCGTAGGGAACGCTCTCGTTGACAGCAAACTTTCCAGGGCCGACAAGGTCAAACGCTGGTTTGTAAGCATGAACGTGCTGTTCGGGTTTCCCGCAAAGCCCGAGCCTTCGCATGAAGAACATCATCCTCACGACGGCCCGCACGGCCCGAATCCCGGTCCGCACCCTGGTCCTCACGGCCCGCATCATTAAATTCTTTCGTTCAGGCAATGAAAAGGCCTCCTGAAAAGGAGACCTTTTTACAGGGTTATTCAAGTGTTTTGAAATTCGGTTAAGCTATAATAATCCTATGAAAATATCCGTCAGATCTGCGTTTGAACAGCCGTCCGCCCAAAGCGAAGCAACCGTGTTTATTGATGTTTTCCGCGCGGCCACCACTTTGTGTTATCTGTTGCGATATGGCGCTGGTGAGGTGGTAGGCGCGCAAGATGCGGCCCGCATCTCGCAGTACCGGAAGAAGGGCTATATTCTTGTGTCGGAAATTATGGCCGGCGGACTGGATAATTCGCCTTCCGCGATACTGGCGCTCAAAGAGCCGCAGGGCAGATTCATCCACAGCACCGGGAATTTTACTGCCGCCGTATTCGCGAATCCGGGGTTTAAGACGGCGATAGCCGCCGCTTTTGTAAATGCCGGTGCGGCGGCGAGGTATTTGCTTGCCCGCCGGTTCGGGAGTGTGGAACTTGTTATGTGCGGCTATTACAAGGCAGGCCTTCCTGCCGTGGAAGATGCCGCCTGCGCGCAAATGCTGTGCCGGCTGCTGCGCGCAGAGGCGTTTTCCCTGGCATCCTGTCTGCCGGAAATAACCCGGGATATCGAAACCCGCAGGAAAAGCGGAATCGCCTATCCGCACGCGTATTGGCGCGATGTGGAGCTTGCGCTGCGCTGCGACACTGCCGAGGTAGTGCCTGTGATAAGGCGGCTGACGCCGGACACAATAGGATTTTTCAAGCATCAGCAATAAAAGGAGCGTGTATGCCGGAATTGATAGAAAAACCCGCGGAGCTGGCCGCGCACGGCTCAAAACCTAAAGTAATACGGGAATATGTCGGGCGTGTTAAGGGCGGAGCGGAAGCTGTCAGCATAGCGCGGATGGTCAGCCCCGGCGGCTGGGAAGAGGAGGGACAGACCCCTGAATTTGACGAATATACCGTGGTTTTGCGTGGCCTGTTGCGTGTCGCTCACAAGGCGGGAGTTATCGAGGCGGCTGCCGGTCAGGCGGTTATCGCCAGAAAGGGCGAATGGGTTCGCTACAGCACACCCGGCGCTGACGGCGCCGAGTACATTGCCGTATGCCTGCCCGCTTTCGCGCCGGAACTGGCGCGACGTGACGAGCAACAGGACGCACAAACAGTTTGAGGAACGGATTTTTCCCGGCTTGAGAAAAAATTTCTTCAGTTCAGAAAATTGTTTATTACCGTAATGCCGGGCTTAAGCGGCGTATTTGATGATTTGCGCGTGTTGAGGAAAAACATATAACCCTGCGGAAACATTTCGCTGAAAAGGTTTATGTTATCCGGCTCGTTTTCAAACCCGCCGATCACCTTGCCGGACTGGCTGGTTTCGCTGAGCACGCGCTTTTTATATGCGATGACATTTTCATCGCGTTCATTGAAATAGATTGCCACGCCCGGAGTGTCGAACGGCAGTTTGTTGGAACGCAGCGCGCTTTCCGTGCCGGGCCGGTGCATGCCGCGGCGGGCGGTGATATACACAATCCGCGCGCCCGACTTGTAAAGCGCGTTGCAATACGCCGGCGCGCCGGCGACCGCTGTTTCACGGGCCAGATATTCGTTTGTCATGATGCGGGCGTTGCTGAATTTGCTGACTGCGGCGATGAACGCGGTGTTGCTGACGCCAAGTGCGGCCATCGTTTCGCGCATGCTCGCTTTTATAACGCGGACATTGCCCAGCGCGGGAGTGATTTTCGCTGTTTCAACAGGATAAGCGGCGGCTGTTTCGGGCTGGCGTATGAAATCTCCGATAATAAGCAGGCGTTTGTAGCGGCTGTCGAAAGTTGTGTCGTCCAAGTCGAATACAACCACGGGAACGGTGTTTTGCGCCGCTTCATCGCGCACACGGGCGACAAGCGCGGACAGCGTCGCTTTGACTTCAGATTTTGTTTGCCCGGCCGCATAGGCGGCGGGCGCCGCAGCCGGATAAAACGGCTGCAGGAGCAATAATGACAGGAACAGCAGTTTCAACAGGGTATTGGCCATAACTCTCCCGTGCGCTGTTTCAAGGTTATCAGAAGTTCGCGGATAGCGCAAGGGTACAAAGGCCTATAAGTTCCGCTGTGGCCGCCGAAATTATATAATTGCTTCAGGCTGTTGCCGGAAGAACCATGCTTCATGGTTTTTTCAGCCGATTGCAACGCAGTTGCTCTGCCAGCTGACTGCCGGAGGAATCATAATGCATGGTTTTTTCAACACGATGTTCTTCGCGTTTTTCGCGCTGTTCCCGATCCTAAACCCGCCCGCGATGGCGCCGATTTTTCTGGAAATGACTTCCGCGGTCAGCGATTCACAGCGGCACCGGCTGGCCGGGCTTATTGGAAAATACACCTTTCTGATGCTGCTGACCGTGTTGCTCGTGGGCGGCTGGCTGCTCAAGCTGTTCGGCATTTCAATCCCGGTTATCCGGATCGCGGGGGGATTGCTTCTGTTTAACACCGCCTGGCGGATGCTCAATGACACGCCGAAACTTTCGGTTTCGGAACAATCCGAGCTGAAAGCGCAGATGACTTCGCACGCTTTTTTTCCGCTGACGCTGCCGGTAACAGCCGGGCCTGGTTCAATCGCTGTTACGCTGACGCTGGTTCCGACCGGTTCGCTGCTGGCCGTCAAAACCTGGGCGACCGCCGCCGCTGCCGCGGGGGGGATAGGGCTGGCCGCGGTGTCGGTTTTCATATTCTACCGCTATGCCGACAGGTTCATCCGGCGGCTGGGGAAAACCGGAGCCCAGACCATTTCAAAAGTGTCCGCATTCATTCTGCTGGCAATCGGCGTGCAGATTATCTGGGACGGTATCCGCGGACTTATCCTGTCAATTTAGCTAAATTGGCTTTTTCGTCTGCGGTTTCCATTGTACTGACTTGATATTCTTGATATTATTAAACAATGCGCTTTGACACGGCAGGCTGATGACGCTTTCCTTCTCCGAAGTTGAAAAAGAACTGCTTGCCCGCGCCGATTCAAAACGGCTGGCGGGCATGGCGCGTTACGGCATTACAGCAAAAAACGCGTTGGGTGTTTCGATGCCGGAAATACGCGCGCTGGCGCGCCGCACGGGGCGCAATGCCGCGCTGGCGCGGCAATTATGGGCGAGCGGAGTGCATGAAATGAGGATACTCGCCGGACTGGTGCATGTGCCCGGCGAATTTTCCGGGCTGGAGGCGGATGCGTGGTGCGCGGATTTCCATTCATGGGACGTGTGCGACCAGACTTGCCTCAACCTTGTGCGCCACACCCCCTTCGCCCGGGCAAAAACCGCGCAGTGGGCAGAGGACGAGCGCGAGTTCGTGCGGCGGGCGGGTTTTTCGCTCATGGCGGTTCTTGCCGTGCATGACAAGGCCGCCGCTGATGCTGAGTTTGTCAGGTGCCTGTCTGTGATATGCCGTTACTGCGGCGATGAGCGCAATATGGTGAAAAAAGCGGTTAACTGGGCGCTGCGGCAGATCGGAAAGCGCAACGCCGCGCTTAATGCGCACGCCATTGAGGCCGCCCGCGCCATGCTGCGGCTGCAATCACGGGCCGGCAACTGGATCGCGCGCGACGCGCTGCGCGAACTTTGTTCGGAGTCTGTTGCCCGCCGGCTGAAAAAGGCGTGACTGTAGTCACGCCGCGCCGCCCCGGCGGTTTGTTAAAATATAAGGAACTAAATAAGCGGAGTTTTTATGGCCGAGAAAATAATCGTCAAACCGGATCCGGATCTGATAGATCTCATTCCGGGGTATCTCAGAAACCGCAGGACCGATGTCGTGGAACTGAAAAAAGCGTTTGCCGCCAAGGATTTTCCGCATATACGTTCTATCGGGCACAGCATCAAGGGATCCGGCGCGGGTTACGGGTTTGACGGACTCACCCTGCTTGGCGCGGAACTGGAAACCGCGGCCAGGGACAACAGCGAGGCGGCGGTGCTGGCCAAGATCGCGGAGCTGGAAAATTATCTGCTGAATGTGGAAATAGCTTCTTAACACGCAAGTCATGACGGAAACAGCGCAAAAAACCATTTTGATCATTGATGACGACCAGGATATACTGGAACTCGTCCGGCTGTTTCTTGGCAAGGAAAACTATCGCGTAATAACGATGTCCGGGCCGGAAGGGGCGCTGGAAAAAGTAAGGGCCGTCGTGCCGGACCTGATTCTGCTTGACATCATGATGCCCGGCACCAACGGCTACAACGTTTGCGCCGATATCCAGAAAAACAGCGGCCTGGCCGATATCCCGGTGGTGTTCATAAGC encodes:
- a CDS encoding mechanosensitive ion channel, with the protein product MLNIHIAGNAIRSWLVFLGLLAAGALVLRLLKNTLFFYLKRWADSTKTELDNLALDVLENNGYPYLYYLVLMLAAGCLTLPAGVLTAIQALGKILLAFFIITGTLRILRHVFDARFLKTSDGKIRNKELGGLFNIVNFIVWSIGLLLLLDNLGVKVSALVTGMGIGGVAVALAAQAVLGDLFAYFAILFDKPFETDDFIVTGDYMGTVEHIGIKTIRIRSLGGEQIIFSNSDLIQSRPRNYKRMSRRRVVFKTGVTYSTAR
- a CDS encoding OmpA family protein produces the protein MTRNLILNTALSAAVSLFCAACASQKAKPASAPQAVKSAADAVPAADIKIASMTISGPDVSALRNYVAHDTPELKTVQFGFDSDALTAAAMDTLAGNAKWLKEHKETAVQVAGNCDQRGTIEYNIALGQRRAEVVKKYYYYMGIVPERVITISYGKEKPLCRNTSETCWMKNRRAETLKLLPPAQAE
- a CDS encoding LysR family transcriptional regulator, translated to MIPVNYHHLYYFWTVARAGSIAAATQRLYLSQPALSGQLRQLERACNASLLERNRKGVSLTFEGRIVFERCERIFSEGDELAFIIRNGFKAPTVLRVGVQPSLSREVLLRVLGFVRRIDKSCRTAIFSGETDTLGLKLKRQELDFIITNEDCSARLGQGHRSRLVGQLPVCFVANGIVKRLIRQFPADLTKTVMLLRPTGNPVRKQVDHYLSRRRISVRVEADSDDVDLLRRLAMQGNGVAALSVMTVAADIKAGRLASLHSVAVGIKEPIWFACPHHTRSNPALRVMTDILMDTFKIPKAAITL
- a CDS encoding chloride channel protein, producing the protein MINTINAYSLRLVKHRYGITFAAYVASAFVTGIVCVAFMRAFAYVDTHRLDYAHIGLWCLIAAPLLFSLAVALITLFAPGAAGSGIPQAIYVVRHGHQPGAASFISGLTSPQTMAVKVLSILIGVWGGASVGREGPTVQIAVCTLFLCMSLLAKVLPISPNPRSLALAGGAAGLAAAFNTPLAGVTFALEELSSGYFESIKDYVLMAIIVAALSAKVMTGDYIYFGKLPDPPNIQMSAIIFISIIAGVAGNFFSKAILSGADIYAKFAQSRWRYLFPALCALAVISLAQLGGPFVLGPGNGAAQNYLSHSTSNTPAVFPLAKFAATVLTYWSGVAGGIFAPSLSIGASIGAEIARVLHYPISSCALVGMSAFLSGAILAPMTSFVIIFELTGHHSMLLPIMLASLIAYMVVRSLGARSLYAALADRYPEPPK
- a CDS encoding 2-phosphosulfolactate phosphatase — protein: MKISVRSAFEQPSAQSEATVFIDVFRAATTLCYLLRYGAGEVVGAQDAARISQYRKKGYILVSEIMAGGLDNSPSAILALKEPQGRFIHSTGNFTAAVFANPGFKTAIAAAFVNAGAAARYLLARRFGSVELVMCGYYKAGLPAVEDAACAQMLCRLLRAEAFSLASCLPEITRDIETRRKSGIAYPHAYWRDVELALRCDTAEVVPVIRRLTPDTIGFFKHQQ
- a CDS encoding MarC family protein, which translates into the protein MHGFFNTMFFAFFALFPILNPPAMAPIFLEMTSAVSDSQRHRLAGLIGKYTFLMLLTVLLVGGWLLKLFGISIPVIRIAGGLLLFNTAWRMLNDTPKLSVSEQSELKAQMTSHAFFPLTLPVTAGPGSIAVTLTLVPTGSLLAVKTWATAAAAAGGIGLAAVSVFIFYRYADRFIRRLGKTGAQTISKVSAFILLAIGVQIIWDGIRGLILSI
- a CDS encoding DNA alkylation repair protein; this translates as MTLSFSEVEKELLARADSKRLAGMARYGITAKNALGVSMPEIRALARRTGRNAALARQLWASGVHEMRILAGLVHVPGEFSGLEADAWCADFHSWDVCDQTCLNLVRHTPFARAKTAQWAEDEREFVRRAGFSLMAVLAVHDKAAADAEFVRCLSVICRYCGDERNMVKKAVNWALRQIGKRNAALNAHAIEAARAMLRLQSRAGNWIARDALRELCSESVARRLKKA
- a CDS encoding Hpt domain-containing protein; the protein is MAEKIIVKPDPDLIDLIPGYLRNRRTDVVELKKAFAAKDFPHIRSIGHSIKGSGAGYGFDGLTLLGAELETAARDNSEAAVLAKIAELENYLLNVEIAS